In Ictalurus furcatus strain D&B chromosome 20, Billie_1.0, whole genome shotgun sequence, the DNA window agttgaatttggagaaaccactcgaagcattcgttgtgttgaactatttcagtcaCTCTTGctggatttgttcattgcaaataactgaaagtctgtacattttgacgataaacctgatttgcaattcGGGTTGAATCATttcgattgcaactgtaaaacccaatccggtttcctcccccagtgcaaagacatgcgtggtaggctgattggcgagtccaaagtgtccgtagtgtatgaatgggtgtgtgattgtgccctgcgatggattggcaccctgtccagggtgtaccccggcttgtgcccgatgctccctgggataggctccaggtttccccgtgaccctgaaaagaataaagcggtatagaagatggatggatggatggatggatgtaaaacCCAAGCAGACAGTGGAACCTACAGTAATTTACAAATCACCTGAATACGCTTCATTTCCAAACAGCAAGAGGTCATCTCACTGGGAACGGAAAAGCAATCAGGCCGGGACTAGCTAGGCTGTGTGTCTGTCCGCCCCTCAGAGCAATGAACGTTCCCAAATACAAGTGGCCTAAGTGTTACCAGCCAAACCCAACTCTCCGCTTTCAACCAGGTTATATGTCAAGGTGGCACTTCAAAAAAGAAAGCCTTCATTGTTTCTTTGGCTTCAGTGCACTTCATCCCTGATCTCCTACCAGGACCAAACGCTTGTTACATGCATCCAGCGTCCAGAAAGCATCTGCCCACATTTCATACAGGAAGACCTTCCTCCTCCTACAGGCATGATGTCATCTGAAACCACCTTCTTTCCCAGGATTGGAAGATTTAACGCGAAACTTTTCTTGGCGCGTTCCTGCCCTTTTTCCTCCTCCATTGCGCTCACAGAACTGCTCATGGAAGCTGACTTCAGGGAACAACCCTAGCACAGACATTCATTACTGAGAGCTGCTTTAAATCCTGGATTTAACTTGAAGTCTGTCTTTCATTCATCAGGAGGGTTTAATAAGCTACTCTTTGCGCACTCTGGGTCATTTTGGGTGACTCGTTTGGTTAAAGTTGTGTTTATTGCTGACGGCGCAGTAATGGCTCTGAACTCGTTAGACTCGGTGAAGAGGAGGATCCAGGCCTTACAGCAGCAGGCGGATGAAGCTGAGGATCGAGCCCAGGTTTTCCAGAGAGAGCTGGATGAAGAACGGGATCTCCGCGAGAAAGTGAGActttgcgctttttttttttttttttgcttcctatCGATGAACGATTCGCGGACGAATCGATTCCTCCTTGAAAGACTCGTTCGGTGCGAATCGATTCGGGTATCGTTTCGACTATGTTGTCAGTCGTATTAAACTCTATGTTTAagtgttcattcatttgaaACGTTAATAAACTATCTTTCGCGTGGAAAGGTGGAAATAGTGAACTTTTAAACCTATTAAAAGATACATAAATGCACTGTAATTtttaagttttttgtttgtagaGTTAAACTTGGAGGGCAGAGTGGCTTAGTTCGATTCCTTGCATctgcagggttgggggttcgagtcccgcctccgccctgtgtgcgtggcgcttgcatgttctccccatgtttcgAGGGCTTCCTCTGGATAgttcagtttcctcccccagtctatagacatgtgttgtaggctgattggcatctctaaattgtccgtagtgtgtgaatgggtgtgagtgtgtgtgcgattgtgccctgcgatgggttggcaccccgcccAGGGTGTTCTCCACCCAGGATGTCCTCCACCCCGtgcccgagtcccctgggataagctctaggcttcctgcgaccctgtgtaggataagcgatacagaaaatgaatggatggagacaAAAGATAGATACTAACAGTACAAGAGATGTCTCCTTAAGGGcaccaccccagtgacaaggtAAGGTATACTTTAGTGTGCTTTTTTCTAAGTGGAGCAATTCAACAAAATTGTGAATAGTAAATGTATCCTTATATGACTactcttacaaaaaaaacaaatatataacacAATATTAGTGTTCAGTGAGTTGGCCAGAATTTATTTTAAGGTTTTATGTCTATTTTGTGGTGCCATTCGATCAGTTATGGCTGTTCTAGATCTACAGAAATGCGCACCAATTACATTTTAAGATAGAGAAAGTTTTCTTGGCGGATGGCGGATCCAGACCCTGTCCTGGAAATTTGGTGGGTATGATGTGGTATTACACCCTTGGTGGGTTCCCCAGTGcattggagggcactgtgtgcacacacattcacacttcacacttaggagcaatttagagtagccagtccaccatgtttttgggaagtcagaggaaaccagagacccTGGTGGAGACAAGCAAAACTCCAGACAGACAGTAACACAAGCTTAGGATCGAACCGCAGGGGTGTACgcaggagctgtgaggcagcaacgctacACACTATTACAATAGTTTGCATAACATAGtctaaaatattttacaaaatatcatTTTTCACAGTTTTCTACAGTACATTTCACATATATTAAGCTTTATATGGGTAATTATATATTGACAATAGAATGCATAGACTTAATGCGtagaaaatatacatatatcGACATATTTTGGTAACATTAGGCAGAATGGCAGTGTGCTCATAGCTATATGTAATCATGTACATGTAATTAACGTGGATTAATGTCGAATCAGAACTGTAGCTTAGGCAATATTTCTGTCATTCGAGTTAATTCTCATATATTCTCCTGTTATTCTCATGTTATTCATTAAGTAGTATGAATTAtgcagtaactacagtgaaactaatagaaaATGTATGTAGTTATGACAGTGAAGAATGTATGTCTGGGAGAATAAGGGGTTAAATGAGTTTATTTGAAAGCAAGGGGCTTTCCCAGGATTTATGAGCCTTACGAAAAGGCAGTCTTGCAGAATCCCTGTTCCGtcttttgaaaatgtaaatttttaaaTCCTTGAGGGCTTCCTCCATGTAGGCACCGTTGAGGAGTCAGTTATACTATTGAACCGCTGCTCAGAAGAATTAATTCCATAATCCGTTCTCTCTCAGCTATATTTTTCTTGCTTAAAGCAGCAAAACTGTGAGCTTGATGGATACTGAATGGtggaaaaaaagagggaaagaaagagaaaaacgaATGACCTGTTGACGCTGAGGCTGTGTGGAAAAATCTCACTTTTACTGAATCCTTTCTCAATGCTTCCACCTGTTCTCTTTTTTGAGTCTGCTCCATGCATAGGTCTTTATTGGAAACCCAAAGGTTATTTTGCTCAATAGGCCTATAGTGAagatttctgtttatttcatatttatgggaggagtctgcagtgtcagcactttgtaacagacGGTCAGTTTTCGGACATGAGAACTGAGCTTATCTAGTTTATTAATATCTCTGTGAAAATCATGATTACAATGGACGGACTGCACAATACGGCCATATTTGAAAGTGTTTGGTTTGCACATTTCTAACCATTATGCTTTAGCACGAGTATGTGTGTGGTCAATTGTGTAGGTCTTGTGTTCAGCAGAGGAAATGATGCTTAAGTAGACCACTAAAATAAGTCCCCTTCCTGGAAACAGTGTCCACAGGAAATATGGGATGTGACGCCTACACACGTTACCTTTTTCACTTCCTGTCATTTAGACTGCTGCatgttttgtggtttctctctGACTGCACACAAACCTAACGAGTGCTAAAACTTCTTTTCTACCACTCCGGAGTGATTACATAGACTTTACAGAATTTACTATGAATTAGAAGTTACATGGATGAATATTCTTATTTGCAGACCATAATGTAGCACATTGTGTAtgatacatatacatacatgtatatatatatatatatatatatatatatatatatatatatatatatatatatttatatatatatatatatatatatatatatatatttttttttttttctcactctctcttttttgcagTCTCACTATGTTTAGAGTTCTTTCCACACGAAAATAGTTCTGTAGTGTTTCCCTACATTCACGTTTCTGACCCAGGGGTCTGAACACGCCTGAATGATATTTGATCTCCATGCTCGGGTCATGCATTGGCTCCAGGAATCTGAATGGAAGTGATATTTCAGAGTAAAGAAAATGACAAAGATGTGCTTAGGGAATATCTTccagaaaatatttcaaatgtattttagaTTTCATACAGTGAGCAATCCAGCCAGCTCAGGATGCTTTTTATTTTGCTAGTTCACAAACAAGATGTGTCTACATACGTGTCTACTTCCAGCCTTGAGGGACAAGCAGTCATTGTTGTGGTTTCTGCATTGTAGGCGTGTATATATTTTACTAGCTGCGATAGAGATCTGGGTCTCTGATGTATGACAGATTTCTCTCAGGCCTAAACCACCATATATTACAGTTCATTTTTTAGAAGGAGAATGCTCACTGCTCATGTAATTTAATCCTTGACCATGCTTAATCTGCTGTCtacgaaaaaaaacaacttttttttgaaaattataCTGGGATGAAAGCAATGAATTTTAACCcctgaaaatcccaggagccGTCAGCGGATCCAGAGCTTCTCCCtctagggctgggcaatatgacaatatacagggtgtcccaaaagtctccatatatatatatatatatatatatatatatatatatatatatatatatatatatatatatatatatatatataggcaaaAATTAACACTTTTCCAAACAATATTAAGGCATCTTAAGGCAACGATTCAGTTGAATCGAAGTCGAAGAAGTGCTTCACGTtatgaaagaaaaatgcattATGTTTTCCACAGTGTGCGTCTGATGTAGCACAGGACAGCTTGTGATTAATTTCGATTTTCCAGCCAGTGCAAATTCTGCCTTCGAAGCCACAGAACAGCAACACAAGCAAACAATTAGTCTGAGAatggaagaagaataaagtgaaagaTGGTTTTCTAAACTGTGTCATGATTTGCTGTTGATGGATTGGAAATCCAGtaggcgaaaaaaaaaaaaaaaccttttttacaTCTCTATTGAATTACAAGTTTCATCCCTTGGGCAGTAGAAGCACTAAAGATGAGCTGTGCAGTTTGGAAGTTTTAGTGTCAGTGGAAAGTTTGGAAAAGCCAACGTTAGAAGAATCACAGCAAAGGAATTTCAATATGGAAAAGTAATGCAGCATCTGCTGGGGAAATCCCATGACAAAATTCATACTCAATACTGATGTCCGCTTTAAAGGAAAAgcccaccctgaaacacattaaatgtgtttgtgttgaaatatttgtgatgtccTTGGCAATGACAAAGCTAATTTGTTGGTCGATGCTGTATTTCATGTGAGAAGTTAGCCGTTGTGGGCCGCTCTGATGTCACGTTGCTAGCGCGGTTACAATGGCGATTAATAGGAGAAGAAAATCCCACACAAAAACACCATTTGTTTAGTAGGACTAACCCCTAAATTTGATTTGATATATAACACCTCTGACCTTTAACATTTGttttctgcgtgtgtgtgtgtgtgtgtgtgtgtaggctgagGGCGAAGTCGCTGCTCTGAACCGCAGGATCCAGCTAATCGAGGAGGAGTTGGACCGAGCCCAAGGGAGACTGAGCACTGCGCTCCAGAAACTGGAAGAAGCAGAGAAAGCAGCTGATGAAAGCGAGAGGTGAgtacgcacacgcacacgcacacacacacacacacacacacacagacaaaggtgtgtgtgtgtcgtcacAAAATTATTTCCACTTCAACACATAATAGTGTTAGGAATGTTGTGTACACTGGatgtgaactgtgtgtgtgtacagaggtATGAAGGTGATTGAGAACCGTGCTATGAAAGACGAGGAGAAAATGGAAATGCAGGAACTACAGCTTAAGGAGGCCAAAACCATCGCTGAAGATTCTGATCGCAAATATGAGGAGGTGAgaatctttctttctcacatgCTGCTGCAATTctagaacaattttttttccccactgcacGTTGAAAAACAGGAACAGGCCCCAACAGGGTTCAAATTCCACCAACTTGAGAGACGTCACTCGAACGGTCCCAGTGACAGTAAAAGTGACTGCATCATTATTTCATGGACTTATTGATGTGAAAATGATATTGATGGCGATGTTATCAATGCACTAAAGTCAGTAAAATACaccacatttatatttaaccccattttctcccaatttggtcatttgcttTTTCCCACACACTAGCTAGCGCTCCTCTACCACAAGACTACAGCtagcatgtgcttcctctgaaaCACACGAATTCAGTCACTGCTATGGTGAAAGCTCTTACTGTCCTCATCCGCATAAACAAGCTCACTGATGCCCACAGATGCCTTTCCCAGTGAGCAAGTCTGTGCTGTTGGATTCATCGATGGGATTTGATGTGACTTGCTATCTCCCGAACACTTTTCTGTCGCACCGCTTGGGAGCCAAAATACTCTGTTTTATtataagaaatgaatgaaaaagtaTAATATGTGTTTCAGGCCAGGCTTCAGGACCAGGCCTTTTCCATACTGTATAAAGTAGCAGAATGTTTGGCACCAAAAACTGTGCTTTTTCAGCTTCAGAATCAAAAAGGAACAACGTTAATCCAAGCACGACCAACAtggatcattttaaaatattgaaaaatattgTCGATAATTTGTAATGGACATCCAGCTAACATTTCAAAGTAGAATGttaaatgtaaagtaaatacTACTTACTCCAAAACGCTGACGTAATTGTTTTTTACTGTCATCATTGCGACTATATGAATTGTCTCACCAGTTGGTGGAACATTAACTAAATATGAACCCAAAGTGTCGTTGGCCCACTTGTGGAATATGCAGTGGAAAATCGCCTAAACCATGTAGCATCTGGGTTTTATGCGGACTAGTAATGTAggtaaataacacacacacacacacacacacacacacacaaaaactttcTCAAGTTGTGAGAaaactgttgctaggcaactgaaAAATGTAGCCACCCAGCATGAACTTGCTAATAAAAGATTTAGCTAGCAATTAGCTGTTGTATTAGATATAATATACTGATATAGACAATGTAAAGGTGTAAGGACAGTGAAGACAACTCAAAACTGTctggaatatcaacatttctctcagataTGTTGATAAATTACTATGAAAAGACTGtttacagcaaacaaacaaacaaaaacaaaacatttaaaacagcaACTGCTAACCAAACAATCTGTGAGCTCCGCCATATTGAATTTTGAACTGAATACCACAAGAATGGGCCAGTCATATAAATCTTTACATAAACATGcctttacgtgtgtgtgtgtgtactgtaggtGGCTCGTAAGCTGGTGATCATAGAGACTGAGCTGGAGAGAGCAGAGGAGAGAGCAGAGGTTTCTGAACTGTAAGTACACTGTTTAAAGAGCACATGAAAATTGCAACCAGAAATCCAGGTGGGTGAGAATTTCTCTTTATCTTCTCTACAGCAAAAATGGAGATCTGGAGGAGGAACTTAAAAATGTAACTAACACCCTGAAGTCCCTTGAAGCCCAGTCGGAGAAGGTATGATAGtcatgtgtatttgtgtatgtgctgtgtgtgtgtgtgtgtgtgtgtgtgtgtgtgttggtggtggttCTATTACATGACCTTTTGAGTGGCTGTTTCATCACAGTACTCGGAGAAAGAAGACAAGTACGAGGAAGAGGTCAATGTTCTCAATGAGAAACTGAAAGAGGTGAGATGAATTCAAATTCCTTTAAGGACTTGCTCTGTGCTTTATTGAGTTTGTGCCAATGTCtcgtatgtgtttgttttttttcctcctatttCTCTTTGCAGGCAGAGACACGTGCTGAGTTTGCAGAGAAAACTGTGTCCAAACTGGAAAAGACTATTGATGACCTGGAGGGTAAGAAACACATCCCACCTCACGCCTGTTCACTCTAGtctactaatactacatgcAGACTAATAATCTTAGACTGCTCGGTTAGAGCAATAAACCTTCATGTACACACCTAAATCAGAATATAGCAACCCAATGAAATGTAGATCGGATTATCGCCAATAATCTGCTCAATAGAAAAGCGCTTCGGGTTGTGTTCACATCAGAACGTGGAAAGAaatctgatctcagtgactggtTGGTGGTGtcaaatgggctggtttgagtatttcagaaactgctgatctcatggGATCAACTGTGCAGTTTgggtgcccactgtagcctcggattcctgttcttggctgaccggAGTGGAACccaacgtggtcttctgctgttataaCCCATCTTCCTCAAGGTTTgactttctgagatgctttttctgctcaccacggttgcaaAGAGCGGTTCTTTGAGTTACCAAAGCCTTCCTGTGAGATTGAACCAGCCTGG includes these proteins:
- the tpm4b gene encoding tropomyosin 4b isoform X2; protein product: MEAIKKKMQMLKADKENAFDRAEQSETDKKVSEDKCKQLEDELLAQQKKLKGTEDELDKYSEALKDAQEKLDLSEKKATEAEGEVAALNRRIQLIEEELDRAQGRLSTALQKLEEAEKAADESERGMKVIENRAMKDEEKMEMQELQLKEAKTIAEDSDRKYEEVARKLVIIETELERAEERAEVSELKNGDLEEELKNVTNTLKSLEAQSEKYSEKEDKYEEEVNVLNEKLKEAETRAEFAEKTVSKLEKTIDDLEDELYNQKLKVKAICEELDLALNDMTAL
- the tpm4b gene encoding tropomyosin 4b isoform X3 encodes the protein MALNSLDSVKRRIQALQQQADEAEDRAQVFQRELDEERDLREKAEGEVAALNRRIQLIEEELDRAQGRLSTALQKLEEAEKAADESERGMKVIENRAMKDEEKMEMQELQLKEAKTIAEDSDRKYEEVARKLVIIETELERAEERAEVSELKNGDLEEELKNVTNTLKSLEAQSEKYSEKEDKYEEEVNVLNEKLKEAETRAEFAEKTVSKLEKTIDDLEESLRNAKEESLRLNQVLDQTIHELNSL
- the tpm4b gene encoding tropomyosin 4b isoform X1; translation: MEAIKKKMQMLKADKENAFDRAEQSETDKKVSEDKCKQLEDELLAQQKKLKGTEDELDKYSEALKDAQEKLDLSEKKATEAEGEVAALNRRIQLIEEELDRAQGRLSTALQKLEEAEKAADESERGMKVIENRAMKDEEKMEMQELQLKEAKTIAEDSDRKYEEVARKLVIIETELERAEERAEVSELKNGDLEEELKNVTNTLKSLEAQSEKYSEKEDKYEEEVNVLNEKLKEAETRAEFAEKTVSKLEKTIDDLEESLRNAKEESLRLNQVLDQTIHELNSL
- the tpm4b gene encoding tropomyosin 4b isoform X4, which codes for MALNSLDSVKRRIQALQQQADEAEDRAQVFQRELDEERDLREKAEGEVAALNRRIQLIEEELDRAQGRLSTALQKLEEAEKAADESERGMKVIENRAMKDEEKMEMQELQLKEAKTIAEDSDRKYEEVARKLVIIETELERAEERAEVSELKNGDLEEELKNVTNTLKSLEAQSEKYSEKEDKYEEEVNVLNEKLKEAETRAEFAEKTVSKLEKTIDDLEDELYNQKLKVKAICEELDLALNDMTAL